Proteins found in one Triticum aestivum cultivar Chinese Spring chromosome 4D, IWGSC CS RefSeq v2.1, whole genome shotgun sequence genomic segment:
- the LOC123097006 gene encoding eukaryotic translation initiation factor 3 subunit I produces the protein MRPILMKGHERPLTFLKYNRDGDLLFSCAKDHTPTVWYADNGDRLGTYRGHNGAVWSCDVSRHSTRLITGSADQTAKLWDVKTGKELFTFRFDAPARSVDLAIGDHLAVITTDSFMGNMPTAQVKRIAEDLQEQTEESALVISGITGRINRAVWGPGNRTIITAGEDATIRIWDSETGKLLKESDKEVGHQKAISSLSKSLDWSHFLTGSLDKSAKLWDARTLTLIKTYVTERPVNAVDISPTLDHVVIGGGQDAMNVTMTDRRAGKFEAKFFHKILEEEIGGVKGHFGPINALAFNPDGRSFSSGGEDGYVRLHHFDPEYFNIKM, from the exons ATGAGGCCTATTCTCATGAAGGGGCACGAGCGCCCGCTCACGTTCCTGAAGTACAACCGGGACGGCGACCTGCTGTTCTCATGCGCCAAGGACCACACCCCCACCGTCTGGTACGCCGACAACGGCGACCGCCTCGGCACCTACCGCGGCCACAACGGCGCGGTATGGTCCTGCGATGTCTCCCGCCACTCGACGCGTCTCATCACGGGGAGCGCCGACCAGACTGCCAAGCTCTGGGACGTCAAGACGGGGAAGGAGCTCTTCACCTTCAGGTTCGACGCCCCCGCGCGCTCCGTGGACTTAGCCATCGGCGACCACCTGGCGGTCATCACCACCGACAGTTTCATGGGGAATATGCCCACCGCGCAGGTCAAGCGCATCGCCGAGGACCTGCAAGAAC AGACGGAGGAGTCAGCGCTTGTGATCTCCGGCATCACGGGGAGGATTAACAGGGCCGTGTGGGGGCCCGGCAACCGGACCATCATCACCGCCGGTGAGGATGCCACCATCCGCATCTGGGACTCTGAG ACCGGAAAGCTGCTGAAGGAGTCAGACAAGGAGGTTGGACATCAGAAGGCAATTAGCTCACTGTCAAAATCCTTAGATTGGTCTCATTTCCTCACAGGTTCCTTGGATAAATCTGCCAAG CTATGGGATGCAAGAACACTGACCCTGATAAAGACATATGTCACAGAGCGACCGGTTAATGCTGTTGACATATCTCCTACTCTTGATCAT GTGGTTATTGGAGGTGGCCAAGATGCTATGAATGTTACTATGACAGATCGCCGTGCGGGTAAATTTGAGGCCAAATTTTTCCACAAG ATTTTAGAAGAAGAGATTGGTGGTGTTAAAGGACATTTTGGACCTATCAATGCATTAGCATTTAATCCTGATGGGAGGAG CTTTTCGAGTGGTGGTGAGGATGGGTATGTGAGGCTACACCATTTTGATCCTGAGTATTTCAACATCAAGATGTAA